In one Silene latifolia isolate original U9 population chromosome 10, ASM4854445v1, whole genome shotgun sequence genomic region, the following are encoded:
- the LOC141605886 gene encoding mitogen-activated protein kinase kinase 6 isoform X2 — MKMKSPLKQLKLSVPAQQSPITSFLTASGTFQDGDLMLNHKGSRLVSQDNDSSVIQMNIQEEVRKQIVQELKINQSSQCPHVVICYHSFYHNGAFSLVLEYMDRGSLVDVIKQVKTILEPYLAVLCKQVLQGLVYLHNERHVIHRDLKPSNLLVNHKGEVKITDFGVSAMLASSMGQRDTFVGTYNYMSPERISGSSYDYSCDIWSLGMVMLECAIGRFPYLHSEDQQSGPSYFELLAAIVESPAPTAPSDQFSPEFCSFISACIQKNPSERCTSSDLLTHPFIKKFEDKDIDLGILVGSLEPPVNFSR, encoded by the exons ATGAAGATGAAATCGCCATTGAAGCAGCTCAAGCTTTCTGTTCCTGCTCAACAATCTCCAATCACCAGTTTCCT GACTGCAAGCGGAACTTTTCAAGACGGTGATTTGATGCTTAATCATAAAGGATCGCGGCTTGTGTCTCAAGATAATGATTCTTCT GTTATCCAAATGAACATACAAGAGGAGGTCCGTAAACAAATTGTACAGGAGTTGAAAATCAACCAATCATCTCAATGTCCTCATGTTGTTATATGCTACCATTCATTTTATCATAATGGTGCGTTTTCCCTTGTTCTGGAGTACATGGATCGCGGATCTCTTGTAGATGTAATTAAACAAGTCAAGACTATCCTTGAACCTTACCTTGCAGTTCTATGCAAGCAG GTGTTGCAAGGCCTTGTATATCTGCATAACGAGAGGCATGTCATACACAGAGACCTAAAGCCTTCAAATCTCTTGGTAAACCACAAAGGTGAGGTGAAGATTACCGATTTCGGAGTTAGTGCCATGTTAGCTAGCTCTATGGGCCAACGTGATACATTTGTCGGAACCTATAATTACATGTCG CCAGAGAGAATTAGCGGTAGTTCATATGATTATAGCTGTGATATATGGAGCTTGGGTATGGTGATGTTAGAGTGTGCAATTGGACGGTTTCCTTATCTGCATTCCGAAGATCAACAAAGTGGGCCAAGCTATTTTGAGCTTTTGGCGGCAATTGTGGAAAGTCCTGCTCCTACTGCCCCGTCAGATCAGTTTTCTCCTGAGTTCTGTTCCTTTATATCTGCTTG CATACAGAAGAATCCGAGTGAGAGATGTACATCATCAGACCTCCTG ACTCATCCATTCATCAAAAAATTCGAGGACAAGGATATTGATCTGGGAATTTTGGTAGGCAGCTTAGAACCTCCGGTAAATTTTTCAAGATAG
- the LOC141605887 gene encoding F-box/kelch-repeat protein At3g23880-like, with amino-acid sequence MFEKMGDKKQVIEQQSYLFDDLIFQEILTRLPIKSILRFKSVSKQWYSSLCSSDFANAHLMRSPFAHPSAPVNTLFIKCLKNCYICSYDDDQISGNFEDNLVKLDVEFGVEGDELELTGCCNGLICLTPKSGKYFILWNPASRKLHKYESDGYLKHFDEADRVVVTSGFGYSSSVDDYKYVAILTVYQGNTDSDNVSIFSVRENRWRKIDFGNDPLTLFRHGVFVGEKLYWLGYRRGVGSLLVSFDLGVEKFDVVNINWRGLDLLGVMRGCLSQFNCNNTFIGDQLMHILEPPTIVKSIDLPNGLKLDPFSQMIGFTKAAKFFMTGPFSYDARDYQSRSLGIVDTCTTPMKYTMLLRVESIEIARYVPSLLSPFPIEEPSEG; translated from the coding sequence ATGTTTGAGAAAATGGGTGACAAGAAACAAGTAATTGAGCAACAAAGCTACCTCTTTGATGATTTAATATTTCAAGAAATACTCACAAGATTACCCATTAAATCCATTCTTCGATTTAAGTCAGTTTCGAAACAATGGTATTCTTCTCTTTGTTCTTCCGATTTCGCCAATGCCCACCTTATGCGATCCCCCTTTGCTCACCCTTCTGCTCCTGTTAATACCTTGTTTATTAAGTGCCTTAAGAATTGTTACATTTGTTCTTACGATGATGATCAAATTTCTGGTAATTTTGAAGATAATTTGGTCAAACTAGACGTCGAGTTTGGCGTCGAGGGAGATGAACTTGAACTTACAGGATGCTGCAATGGGTTGATTTGTTTAACCCCAAAATCTGGTAAATACTTCATTTTATGGAACCCGGCTTCTCGTAAGCTGCACAAATACGAGTCAGATGGGTATTTAAAGCATTTTGATGAAGCTGATAGAGTTGTTGTAACTTCTGGATTTGGGTATTCATCCTCTGTTGATGACTACAAATATGTTGCAATTTTGACAGTATATCAAGGAAACACGGATAGTGATAATGTTAGTATCTTCTCTGTAAGGGAAAATAGGTGGAGGAAAATTGATTTTGGTAATGATCCCCTCACTCTTTTTAGACACGGAGTGTTTGTTGGTGAAAAATTATATTGGCTAGGTTATAGGAGAGGAGTTGGTAGTTTACTTGTGAGCTTTGATTTAGGGGTTGAGAAGTTTgatgtagttaatatcaattggCGTGGGTTGGACTTGTTAGGAGTGATGAGAGGGTGTTTGAGCCAGTTTAATTGTAATAACACATTTATTGGCGACCAGTTAATGCACATATTGGAACCTCCTACAATAGTTAAATCTATTGATTTACCAAATGGGTtgaaattagacccattctctCAGATGATCGGGTTTACAAAAGCTGCCAAGTTTTTTATGACGGGGCCATTCAGTTACGATGCAAGGGATTATCAAAGTAGATCGTTGGGCATAGTTGATACATGTACTACACCTATGAAATACACAATGCTTTTGAGGGTAGAGTCGATTGAGATTGCGAGATATGTTCCAAGCCTACTTTCGCCTTTTCCCATTGAGGAGCCTTCAGAGGGATAG
- the LOC141605886 gene encoding mitogen-activated protein kinase kinase 6 isoform X1 produces MKMKSPLKQLKLSVPAQQSPITSFLTASGTFQDGDLMLNHKGSRLVSQDNDSSHSDSRELDFQVSLEDLETVKVIGKGSGGVVQLVRHKWVGKLFALKVIQMNIQEEVRKQIVQELKINQSSQCPHVVICYHSFYHNGAFSLVLEYMDRGSLVDVIKQVKTILEPYLAVLCKQVLQGLVYLHNERHVIHRDLKPSNLLVNHKGEVKITDFGVSAMLASSMGQRDTFVGTYNYMSPERISGSSYDYSCDIWSLGMVMLECAIGRFPYLHSEDQQSGPSYFELLAAIVESPAPTAPSDQFSPEFCSFISACIQKNPSERCTSSDLLTHPFIKKFEDKDIDLGILVGSLEPPVNFSR; encoded by the exons ATGAAGATGAAATCGCCATTGAAGCAGCTCAAGCTTTCTGTTCCTGCTCAACAATCTCCAATCACCAGTTTCCT GACTGCAAGCGGAACTTTTCAAGACGGTGATTTGATGCTTAATCATAAAGGATCGCGGCTTGTGTCTCAAGATAATGATTCTTCT CATTCAGATTCTAGGGAACTTGACTTTCAAGTTTCATTGGAAGACCTGGAGACAGTCAAGGTCATTGGCAAAGGAAGTGGTGGAGTAGTGCAACTTGTTCGTCATAAGTGGGTCGGAAAGTTGTTTGCTTTAAAG GTTATCCAAATGAACATACAAGAGGAGGTCCGTAAACAAATTGTACAGGAGTTGAAAATCAACCAATCATCTCAATGTCCTCATGTTGTTATATGCTACCATTCATTTTATCATAATGGTGCGTTTTCCCTTGTTCTGGAGTACATGGATCGCGGATCTCTTGTAGATGTAATTAAACAAGTCAAGACTATCCTTGAACCTTACCTTGCAGTTCTATGCAAGCAG GTGTTGCAAGGCCTTGTATATCTGCATAACGAGAGGCATGTCATACACAGAGACCTAAAGCCTTCAAATCTCTTGGTAAACCACAAAGGTGAGGTGAAGATTACCGATTTCGGAGTTAGTGCCATGTTAGCTAGCTCTATGGGCCAACGTGATACATTTGTCGGAACCTATAATTACATGTCG CCAGAGAGAATTAGCGGTAGTTCATATGATTATAGCTGTGATATATGGAGCTTGGGTATGGTGATGTTAGAGTGTGCAATTGGACGGTTTCCTTATCTGCATTCCGAAGATCAACAAAGTGGGCCAAGCTATTTTGAGCTTTTGGCGGCAATTGTGGAAAGTCCTGCTCCTACTGCCCCGTCAGATCAGTTTTCTCCTGAGTTCTGTTCCTTTATATCTGCTTG CATACAGAAGAATCCGAGTGAGAGATGTACATCATCAGACCTCCTG ACTCATCCATTCATCAAAAAATTCGAGGACAAGGATATTGATCTGGGAATTTTGGTAGGCAGCTTAGAACCTCCGGTAAATTTTTCAAGATAG
- the LOC141605886 gene encoding mitogen-activated protein kinase kinase 6 isoform X3 has translation MKMKSPLKQLKLSVPAQQSPITSFLTASGTFQDGDLMLNHKGSRLVSQDNDSSHSDSRELDFQVSLEDLETVKVIGKGSGGVVQLVRHKWVGKLFALKVIQMNIQEEVRKQIVQELKINQSSQCPHVVICYHSFYHNGAFSLVLEYMDRGSLVDVIKQVKTILEPYLAVLCKQVLQGLVYLHNERHVIHRDLKPSNLLVNHKGEVKITDFGVSAMLASSMGQRDTFVGTYNYMSPERISGSSYDYSCDIWSLGMVMLECAIGRFPYLHSEDQQSGPSYFELLAAIVESPAPTAPSDQFSPEFCSFISA, from the exons ATGAAGATGAAATCGCCATTGAAGCAGCTCAAGCTTTCTGTTCCTGCTCAACAATCTCCAATCACCAGTTTCCT GACTGCAAGCGGAACTTTTCAAGACGGTGATTTGATGCTTAATCATAAAGGATCGCGGCTTGTGTCTCAAGATAATGATTCTTCT CATTCAGATTCTAGGGAACTTGACTTTCAAGTTTCATTGGAAGACCTGGAGACAGTCAAGGTCATTGGCAAAGGAAGTGGTGGAGTAGTGCAACTTGTTCGTCATAAGTGGGTCGGAAAGTTGTTTGCTTTAAAG GTTATCCAAATGAACATACAAGAGGAGGTCCGTAAACAAATTGTACAGGAGTTGAAAATCAACCAATCATCTCAATGTCCTCATGTTGTTATATGCTACCATTCATTTTATCATAATGGTGCGTTTTCCCTTGTTCTGGAGTACATGGATCGCGGATCTCTTGTAGATGTAATTAAACAAGTCAAGACTATCCTTGAACCTTACCTTGCAGTTCTATGCAAGCAG GTGTTGCAAGGCCTTGTATATCTGCATAACGAGAGGCATGTCATACACAGAGACCTAAAGCCTTCAAATCTCTTGGTAAACCACAAAGGTGAGGTGAAGATTACCGATTTCGGAGTTAGTGCCATGTTAGCTAGCTCTATGGGCCAACGTGATACATTTGTCGGAACCTATAATTACATGTCG CCAGAGAGAATTAGCGGTAGTTCATATGATTATAGCTGTGATATATGGAGCTTGGGTATGGTGATGTTAGAGTGTGCAATTGGACGGTTTCCTTATCTGCATTCCGAAGATCAACAAAGTGGGCCAAGCTATTTTGAGCTTTTGGCGGCAATTGTGGAAAGTCCTGCTCCTACTGCCCCGTCAGATCAGTTTTCTCCTGAGTTCTGTTCCTTTATATCTGCTTG